The genome window GGCCATAAAGAATTTGCAGATGATTATGCAGCTGAAATTCCTACACCTGGTGGCTTAGTTGGTTTATATTCCGATCACGGCTGGTCGGTAGCCAAACCAAATAATGGATATTCAAAGCCAAATTCTGGTGATACGAGTGGAGAAGGTGGTGATGGTGACTTTTCAATTGGATATTCTACAATTGATCCAAGGCTAGGTAATGTTTCAGGTCCTTTTATTTGGATGCACTactgttaatttattgaaatataatttaatttttttttcaggtacCCCAATGTTAATGTCTGCGACCAGACGGAAACCAGCGAAGTTATCAATTTCTTCAATAGGAAATATGCATAACTCAGCCACTCAATTAATAAGTTTTAGATCAAAACCGGATTTTCAAGTGAtgcaaagttttaaattactaaaCTTGGtgcgaaataaaaatagatttgttAGAAAAACTACAGCTGCAACTGCAATACAAAATGACAATCTACATACTACAACTATAAGTGATAAGCCATCGAAAGCTATCGCTAGTTATGCTATCGATTATGAAGACTTTATTGATGCAGAAAATCAAGTATATGGTGAATGTGGAAAAATCTATAGTAGCATTTATGATAAAGGTTTGTGATTAAGCCATACAGAAGATTATTTTAGTTTCGTCtttgattatttgattatttgtgaaagtttttttttttttactcgaCTATACggcaaatgtaataaattatattatttaggggTAATCCATAGGGCTTTCTCAAGAAGCCTTTTGTAATATGGGTCGAAACGGCTGAAAAACTGTAACTTTCAGGTAGAGAATCCGGTGAATTAGACAGAGGAACAAGTCCATGGCTGGCGCTTGTTGTTTTAACAAGGAGTCGTCAGAGTATTCTCTGTTATGCTACACTAGTTCATCCTCAGGCTGCTGTTACTGCTGCTGATTGTGTTTACGGGTATGTAAACCTGCTTGCTCGCCGTAATCATTTCATTACTTCCACTAACCTggataaaatacttatttacactaatattatatgaggaaattttttcatttttgggTTTGTAACGTTTTGACGCAAataccactggaccgatttcaaaaattcttctaCCATTAGAAACTGAGAACTGCaatttcactgagtgacataggctatatatgtaccacaggcgaagcagGGGCGAACAActagtattcaataatattacgaACCTCGAACATAGTATGACGACCTCTTTGTGGTGGATAACGCGCGAACGTAGAACCCATGAGAGTCTTAaattcaattcccggtggggactcacaaaaatatatatcttggCTTGTTcatagaaggctgatcacaTAGAGAAAATTTGATTAGTGCGACAAAAGATATTCTACATACATATAGAATATCTGCACCATACCCCAAAAAGAAATGGGACTCGACTTCACTTTTACGCACTAGTTATTTGCTAAACTTCTAGGGGCTCATTCATTGGTTTTAGTACCTACGTACAACATTCAtaccatatttcatataagaatatatattcaagaatttagaatattaaatcCTATCATGCTTTATACCATTCGCTTATGTAaggaataacatttaattttaatataggtggtaggttatttaatatagaatattttaattaaaaataaaaaaataccactAAATTCGTTTTACTTTATATCTATGAGcgctttcaataaatattgtaattggaTCACTTCGAGATTTGAGTTCGTCCATTTATCTCTTGTGATTATTATTGTCTGCAAATCGAATGGCTGTTATTACGTCGGATATTTCGAAATCAAAAATGAACATTGCTTACTGCGAATAACGTTTTAAGAAATTGGATTTCTGAGCAAGCATACATTaaccaaaattataattaatcagaactgatattgtattttacgtacccataatatgtatgaatataaatttttagaacCGCACCTGGTGAAGTCAGCATTATTACAGGCGCTTTTGATTTATCCGATGATAATGCTAACACAGAGCATCGTCTTACCACTGTTATATCACATCCACAGTATAAACCTGGACAATTGTCCAATAACCTAGCAATTTTAGTAAGTATTCTAAGAAAGATAtttccttattatattttcattcaacgAAATCTTATTTCTAGTAAAGTGTAATATTGCAATGGCCGATAGCATGATACATTTCACCCTAAATATtcagtacataataaaaaacataaaccaTTTGAgtttaactatattaataaatacctgTTCAGTATGTCATTTGGCTTCACTTCAAACGACAGTTTCATGTATCATACATAATCAGGTGTAAAGACACAAATAATGACGGTTTCTTTGTTAAAAGCATTGGAAACGACCGTTGACATTGGGAAGGAATGTGCAACCTGCGTGTTTGTCAGACCCTCACGTTGGTGACGACTGCTACTTCGTCGGATGGGGAGGATACGATGAAGGTTTGAGAATATTACtgcgttttatttcattactttcTGAAGAGTCATTAATATAGCAGATGGTACAACATTTGCCGCCAACATTTACGAGATACTAGATGTACCAGGAGAATCggcttaaattttaaattataatattaggtaatGTTATCAAAAAATGAGAAATTGACAGACGAAAATTGGgttcatatttcttttattctttttttattaatttcctaCATCACGGAATTCGCAACCATGACATATATTCTCCATATATACCGCTAGAAAAAACGTTGATCCTTATAATAACTCACGTGAGTACATTTATTTCAGGCATTCGCCAGCGGCCACACTGGCAACGCGCTTTTATCCTTTCCCCGAAAATTTGCAATATTCGGTTAGCTAAACTTGACGTACAACTACCGACTGATGCATTCTGCGCTTCCGTTGATTCCACCAGGACTGTGGTAAGTAATTATTACtactatacatattaatatatgtcattttataataatttatgtatccTAGTAAGTTCCAATGATATGGAAAACCTGAATTTCATATTTGTGTGATCCATCTTACTACGTAGCTAGTTGATATTACgcttattacattattacacGCTTATTCTCAAAGATCATTTATTCAGCATGACGTTAcaccatatattatatgttgtaTGTAGTAGTAAATAGATGTGTATAGGAAAGAATATCTAGTATCATTTTATTCACAATGCAACATCTTATAATcttttgttaatgttattaCTGACTAGCTGTATccccaaatttcatacaaatacaataagctgttttcgcttgaaaaagttacaaatatttaaacatccatccatcgaaactttcgcgtttatattaGTTACTCATATAACATGAATCGTTACTCATATAATACCAACGGTATGACGATTTTCCGGCTGCTACGTATGTTATATAAGCGCATGTACGCCACTCGGAAATAACCTACATACCCACTTCAATTGTTACGGgagtttattatgaaataattttagtagtgaaaagtgttataaatattatgcgtATGGATTCAGTTTAAAACGCACGTATTCTATGAAGTACGCACTTGAGTTAAAATGACTTTTTCATATGAACACATTAACTATAAGCTATCCCACCTCTTTTACTGAATAATACctagttaaattttttgttaatatcagCTATCAGGGTGAATATAATTCCGTTTtaagtgaaaaatatataaaatcataatgaaaattatcaaTTCCATAACGATACGTGTAGTACGTTTATCGGACCTAAACTTCTTTAATATACGATTTAAGTATCTGTTCTGTGATATCATTTTAGTACAAACATAGGATGTGAGTGCACCTAAATCGTGTAAACATgcatttctaataattttcagACGGGTGTAGGTGGTCCTTTAATATGCATGAACAATGACCGTCAATCCATCGTGGGAGTAGCTGTATGGCGCGACAATGTGATACTCACCATACCCGTGTTGGAGTGGACCGCTCGTACTGTCGAAGGTCTTGTTAGCTAAGCTGAGttgaaatgtgttttatgGATGTGTAATGCTTGAAACGAATTCTGCATTTTGATGTGTTTCATTGGAAATTAATGTCGTTTTTGTGTAAGACTTTTTACCTTGCAGTATAtggaagttttattttaaatatataatcttgAATAGAAATAAGATGTATCTAACTTTAGAAAGTAAAGAGTAACATAATAAGagaaaaattttgtatttttataaaaaatataatgaaaaaagtctgttgaataaaacaaatatatttcagatgatttatttttattcaaagataTTCCTTTCAATTTATGAGCAACGTCTACGATATCCATACAAAACTTACAATGTCTACGaattttgctatttattatatttatatccaaataaataaagtcataaGAAAGCTAAGAGGCAATTTTCACCTTTAGGaactaaacaataaattcacaaacttaAGGAATGTCGAGATCTGAGCTACCTTAGTTTATAACCCTAGAGAGCGcattttccaaaaaaaaaacaatcggtTATCTGGCAAtagatatgaaatttaaatgaagaaCACTAAGCAAATATGTTCAGCGCCCTCTATGTTCAACacataaagattttatttataaagatcaccaaaaatatacactatatttatatacgtattaactatgaatacatatattaaaatcttactTGTATGAAATCTTTGGTGTCGAACTTGagtcaatgttttattaaactgtaaaaacttaaatatccTTTATGATTACAAACTTAAAATACATAGAACTTAGAAGTCTTCTAACAATTACAGCCCGCGTAACGTTTacgaaacacaaaaatatatgaaaatctaCGACAAATCACTAAttgtactaaattaaattctttctaATTTTTCCATGATAGTCATAAGAACTTATAGATTTATATGCCACTATCGTAAAGAAACtagagtaataaaataataatacttagtGTTTTCATACTGGTTATTCATCTAACAAACAATAACTGGCAAAATGCATATAACATAGATACTAAACgaaaataatgtaacttttaatttaattaacatcatACTACccacaaatgttttaataagtttactattttattttatctattcatTGTCAAATTTTGGACTAAAGTGTAAACCACTAAGGATAacgatttatttacttaaaagcATTTTCCATCTGTTTTAAGCCCGATATCATTTCTATCCCtctttgacataaaataaaattgaaagggATGAACAATGATAAGGtttaaaacagataaaaaatatataactgcaAAAAGtttgtctttttatatattcaataatcacGATGCGGGTAGTGTAATGAAATGACAAGATCACAATAAAATCACATTAGAGAGGTTCACGCGATAACGAGAGGTTCGTCGTCCGAGAAACCGTGGATTGGCGGTACGTCGTCATCTtctgaaatgttaaaaaaaattgtttaaataataattaattcggaatttattttacattaactattataatatattacaagcaTTACCGTCTTAACCATAAGGGCATACGGGGCCCGTGCCCAGGGCCCCCATCCTCAGGGGGGGGGCCGGAGCACCAAGAATTTCCTTACTTTCACTTTCCAAAAGGGCCCCAAATGCTCACGTCCCCAAGGGCCCCCTTGATGACAAGCCGAAATAAACGAAGGTTTCTTTTACCCCTCTGAAGGTATAGGATAACATATTCTTTAATGTGGTAAATGTTTCTTTCCCTTCTTGTGTATTCTTGTGTTTAATagtatgtattgtattgtactaGACATATAAGTCAGAAcgaaaaaatgtttgaatcaATAATAACTTGACATAGTATCAAGAGATATTATTGCCGGGCATTATTTATGCTACGCCTATATTTCTCTGGTTCTACGCACGATCACACTATAACGTCACAAAATACCTGTAGTAGGCAGTAGTCACAGTACATTTTTAAGATTATACTGATAAAAGTATAACACACTAAACTGGAACAGAATGAGTGGATGGAGTTTtatggtttaattaaattaacgttttatgtgtttatgtaTACAAAACTTGTGTCATTATTGTGAATGTATCGAATGTAATGTAAGACTTGCTGTGTGAAATTGAGTAGTCCCATTTCCCCTAGTGGGATATGGGCCAGATGATATACACCTATTTCACTGATAGATTTTCTTAATGAACAAGAGTCTTCTTTGTCCTGCCAGAAGATTTTGTgcatccccaccgggaatcgaactcagcacccctcggttctacgcccacgcgttaaccactgtaccaaggaggcggtcaaaaaGCCTAGAtgttatgtgtgtgtattgtgatataggtgtgtgtgtgtatgtgtgtgtgtgcctGTATCCTGACCGTGGTCAATGGTCGCCTGCCCGCGGCGGCTGTCGTAGCGCGGCGTGGCGGCGAGGCGCAGGAAGGAGCGGTTGAGGCGGCGGTTCTTGAGCGCCACGTGCAGCAGCGCCGCGCCCAGCAGCAGCGCCGCcagcgccgccgcgcccgcgccccaCCAcaccgcgccgcccgcgccggcCCCTCCGCCCCCGCGCTCCTCCGCCGCCGCACCTGTCACCACACCACACATCACGTTATACTGCTTAAGCGCTATGTGCCAGTATGTTCGGGGATATACTGTTCACAATTCAGGATACAATTTATGAgatacgaattgggccaaatcgcaccgggaaagtaccacacc of Zerene cesonia ecotype Mississippi chromosome 16, Zerene_cesonia_1.1, whole genome shotgun sequence contains these proteins:
- the LOC119832905 gene encoding uncharacterized protein LOC119832905 yields the protein MFVKLYISLLFGLVSSQLNGEFWWLNEKVAQLYNVEPPQPIFDDVSEFDTDESVKIIFRDTDVSIEANEDIENSPKISDNRTENMTVNISFQDQSSLAKPISLIKNDILNDKFTNEVLNKTNVEMIPSPINNISTIPTAPLNKDNSEDVLNFVFPDDNALEWNDKTKFDSTQSNSDLTTDKPETTTTSFKNDNKLMDSESICTFITTIVCLKRRGNPYSFNGRPLSQQNVGDDQVICCILPIKAYDASKILFPNMHLKQYKRFKRSSTGAENTALKQRNALMRRKYQSQEINPRLSTTTSRTILTQRIVTPEDYLDPYWNIKNSKFRNPASKDSSDQSSYSTYDYGHKEFADDYAAEIPTPGGLVGLYSDHGWSVAKPNNGYSKPNSGDTSGEGGDGDFSIGYSTIDPRLGTPMLMSATRRKPAKLSISSIGNMHNSATQLISFRSKPDFQVMQSFKLLNLVRNKNRFVRKTTAATAIQNDNLHTTTISDKPSKAIASYAIDYEDFIDAENQVYGECGKIYSSIYDKGRESGELDRGTSPWLALVVLTRSRQSILCYATLVHPQAAVTAADCVYGTAPGEVSIITGAFDLSDDNANTEHRLTTVISHPQYKPGQLSNNLAILHWKRPLTLGRNVQPACLSDPHVGDDCYFVGWGGYDEGIRQRPHWQRAFILSPKICNIRLAKLDVQLPTDAFCASVDSTRTVTGVGGPLICMNNDRQSIVGVAVWRDNVILTIPVLEWTARTVEGLVS